The genomic region ATAGCGGGATGGCAGGAGATCATAGCACCGGCGCTTGACCAGATCGGCATCTGGCCATTCGATGGAGCACTTGCAGAGCTGACCTCCTCCAGGTCTGTGGTAATCTGCGAGACGTACCCGGCCGACGTATACAGCCTGGTTGGAATGAAAAAAGGCTGGGGAAGCAAGAGGCGCCAGGAGGATCGACAGCGCGTCGGTCTTAGCATTCTGGAATGGGCGAAAGAGCGCCAGGACATCGAAACGACGGCAATCGTAGACTGCCTGCGTGACGGATTCGGCGCCGACAATTCCGGAGAAGATCGCTTTGATGCGGTTGTCGGGCTGCTCGGAATGCTCGAAGTCGCCACCGGCCGCCGCCCGGAAGGCTCACCGGATAGCGATAGCGTGAAGCGGGTCGAAGGCTGGATACTCGGACATCACCGTTGAAAACTGACGGCGCAGGCCAGATTAACCCGGTGCGGATCGATAAAACCACACGCAGCGTCAGTTTGAAAATCATGGGATTATAATATGGGAAACGCACCCGACAGGATTCGAACCTGTGACCTTTGGAATCGGAATCCAACACTCTATCCAGCTGAGCTACGGGTGCATGCCGAGGGCGGGGCTTACCGCCTGTCCGATTGCAGGTTCATAGCCTAGGTCGCGCCAGGCATCAATGCGGAAAATGCGGAAAAGCTGTCAACGATGCCAACAGTTTTCCGCAAAGGAAAAGGCCGCGACGTTTTGGTTCGCGGCCTTGTGCTTTCAAGCCTGGCGATCACGCCGTCCTCATGGCACCGGGGCCGGGTGTGGCCTTGGGTGGCACCTTGCCGAGGATGATCATGCCGAGCACCTCGTCCTTGGTGACATCCTCGGTACGGGCATGGCCCACCACCTGGCCGTTCTTCATCACGGAGACGCGGTCGGCGAGATCGAAGACGTCGTGGATGTCGTGGCTGATGAGGAAGATGCCGATTCCCTCCTTTTTCAGCTGCTTGATCAGTTCGCCGACCTGCGCCGTCTCCTGCGGCCCGAGCGCTGCGGTCGGCTCGTCCATGATCAGGATCCGGGCGTTGAAGAGAATAGCCCGGGCAATCGCCACAGACTGCCGCTGGCCGCCGGACAGTGCCTTCACCGGCTCCTTGAAGCGCTTGAAGTTTGGGTTCAGCCGACCCATCACCTCGCGGGCGGACGCTTCCATCGCCACGTCGTCAAGGGTTCCCCAGCGGGTCTGCAACTCGCGGCCGAGATAGAGGTTGGCAGCGGCATCGACGTTGTCGGCGACGGCGAGTGTCTGGTAGATCGTCTCGATGCCGAATTTCTTCGCATCGCGGGGCGTGCGGATGTCGACGGGCTCGCCGTTGATGAAGATATCGCCGCTGTCGCGCTTGTAAGCGCCGGACAAGATCTTGATCAGCGTCGACTTGCCGGCGCCGTTGTGGCCGAGCAGGGCGACGACTTCGCCAGGATAGAGGTCGATCGAGGCGTTGTCGACCGCGTGGATGCCGCCGAAGGAAATGGAAATGTTCTTCAGTTCCACAAGCGGAGTGTTGTGATCCGTCATAGCTGGAATTCCTCTTACTTGGCCCGCGAGCGATAGACGGTGTCGAGCCAGACGGCGATCACCAGCACGACGCCGACGACGACGTTCTGGATGGGCGTATCGACGTTGGCGAGCCCCATGCCCGATTGCAGCGATTGCATGACGAGGGCGCCGAGCATGGCGCCGGCCACCGTGCCGGTACCGCCGGCGAGCGACGTGCCGCCGATGACGGCCGCAGCGATGGTGTAGAGCTCATAGGTCGTGCCCTGCGAGTTGGCAGCAGCATTCAGCCGGGCGGTCGAGATCGCGGCGGCGACGGCGGCAAGAAAGCCCATCAGCGTGAATATTTTCACCGTCACCCAGCGCGTCTTAATGCCGGCGAGTTCGGCTGCCTCTGGATTGCCGCCGATGGCAAACACGTAGCGACCGAAACGCAGCCGCGTGGCGATGAACGTCATGATGATCCCGGCGGCAACCGCAATCAGCACCGGCACGGCGATGCCGTAGGGGATCTCGAGGCCACCTTCGGGCCAGGCGATGCCGTGGTCGTTGGCGTATTTCTTGGCGATTCCGACCGGCCAGTAGTAGATGGTGAAGACATAGATCGTGCCCAGCACCATGGCCGAGCCGAGCATGGCGAGGAAGTATTCGGCCCAGACGGGGCGCCGGGGGAAGTTGAAACGCTTGCGCTGGCGCCGCGAGCCGGCGATGCCGACCACGATCATTAGGCAGGCGACGATGCCGATGACCCAGCTCCAGGTGGCGCCGATGGAGCCTTCCGCGCCGCCCCCCATGATCCGGAAAGTGGCATCGAGCGGTGCCACGGTCTGGCCAGACGTGACATACCAGGCAAGCCCGCGCCAGGCGAGAAAGCCGCCGAGCGTGACGATGAACGAGGGAACGCCGAGGAAGGCGATGATGATACCCTGCAGGAGCCCGATCAGGGCGCCGGCAGCCAGTCCACAGATCAGCGCAATGACCCAGGTCCAGTGGCTGTCGAAGCCGAGATAGGTCGGCAACCATTTTGCCTGGACGACGCCCATTATCATGGCGACGAAGCCGAGCAGGGAGCCGACGGAAAGGTCGATGTTGCGGGTGACGATGACCAGAACCATCCCCGTCGCCAGCACGGCGATCTCGCAGGTCTGGACGGAGAGGTTCCAGAGGTTGCGCGGGGTCAGGAACAGGTGCCCGGTATAGAGGTCGAAGCCGACCCAGATGATCAGCAGGGCGCCGACCATGCCGAGCATGCGGGTATCGATCTCGGTGGCACGCAGGAAGCGCGTGAGCGCATTGGTCTCCGTGGCGCGCGCACCGCCCGATGTTGTGGACTGAGTCATGTCGGCCATTGCTCTGCCGTTCTCCACTGTTGAGCGCAGACCGTCGACACTTTGCGTTTCACTGGCATAAGTCTGGCGCTGTTCTCGAATATGCGTCCCGGCCGATGGATGGACACTCTCTCGGCATAGGTGCCGGCACGCGCGGTGACGACGTCAGTGACGCAAGGGTTGCGGCAGTGGCCATAACATGGCCGCGCCGGTGGCGATCGGCGCCGCACCGGATATCGGGCGGCGCCTCACTTGCAGTTGGTCAGCGGTTACTTGCAAGCAGCAACGGCGCCGGCCTTGACGCCCTGGCAGGCTTCGGCCTTGGAAATCCAGCCAGCGTCGATGACGACGTTGAGGTTATCCTTGGTGATGGCGACAGGCGTCAGGAAGACCGACTGCATTTCGACGTGCTTCGGACCGCCGTTGAAGCTCTGGACGCCCTTGATTTCGGTCATCTTCTTGCCACCGGCAAGATCGAGAGCGATTTCAGCCGCGCGCTTGCCGAGTTCGCGGGAGTCTTTCCAGACGGATACTGTCTGGGTGCCAAGCGCGATGCGGTTGAGTGCTGCCTTGTCGGCGTCCTGGCCGGATACAGGCACGGAACCGGCAAGGCCCTGTGCGTCGAGCGCGGCAACGGCGCCGCCGGCAGTTCCGTCGTTGGAGGCAACAACCGCGTCAACCTTGTTGTTGTTGGCGGTCAGGATCTGCTCCATGTTGCGCTGGGCATTCTGCGGCAGCCAGCCATCGGTGTAGGCTTCGCCGACATTCTTGATCTTGCCGGCATCCATGGCAGCCTTGAGGACTTCCTTCTGGCCTGCAAACAGGAAGTCTGCGTTCGGATCGGAAGACGAGCCCTTGATGAAGACGTAATTGCCTTCTGGCTTGACCTTCAGCACGTCGCGGGCCTGCATGCGGCCGACTTCCTTGTTGTCGAAGGTGATGTAGAAAGCAGCCGGATTTTCGATCAGACGGTCGTAGCCAACGACCGGAATACCTTCGTCTGCGGCTTTCTCGATTGCCGGGCCGATGGCGTCACTGTCCTGGGCAAGCACGATCAATGCCGTGGCACCCTGCGAAATCAGCGATTCGACGTCGGTCAGCTGCTTGGAAGCAGAGGACTGGGCATCGGCGGAAATATACTTGGCGCCCGCTGCGGTCAGTGCCTTTTTGATGGCCGCTTCGTCGGTCTTCCAGCGTTCTTCCTGGAAATTCGACCAGGAAACGCCGACCACCAGATCCTTGGCGAAGGCGGTCGTCTGCATCGTCAAAACGAGGGCTGCGCCAGCGGCGAGCCTAACAAAAGTTTTCATAATACCCTCCCGAGTGAAACGCGACCGCACGCACCTCTAGAGCTCCCGCCCGGCCGCCGCGAATGTGCTGTCGAAAAAACTCCTTTTTTCTCGACAGTCGAGAAATTAAGTGTCAGAGAATTTTGAGGCTGTCAACACTGCACGACAAGGTTTTGTCGGAGACCAAGATCCAACCGCAGGTTAGTCATGCGCAACGGACAGGGAGAGGGAGAGACACCTGATGCAAGGCAAGTCCAGTGCCGAGTGGGTGCGCCGGCGCAACAGCGTCATGGTGCTCAAGGCACTGCGCCGCCACGGGCCGCTGGCTCACACGGAGCTCTCGGATCACACGACCTTGTCGTCCGGCACGATCTCGGCAATCACCGCCGATCTCGAGCGTGCCCAGATCATCGTCAAGACCGAGCAGCAGCTGGCAGGCAGTCGCGGCCGGCCGCGCGTGGCCTTTGCCCAGCGCCGCGACTGCGGCTATCTGGTGGTGCTCATCATCTCGTCGGATGCGGTGCAATATTCGCTGGTGGATTATGCCGGTACCTTGCTCGATCGGTTTTCCGAAGGCCGGTCGCAGGACGGAACGGGCATTGCCCGCTTCGTCGAATCCATAAGGGCAGGGCTGTCCAGGATTGTTGCCCGCTCGAAGATCGCACCGCAGGACGTGCTCGTCATTTCGATCAGCAGTAAGGGCCTGGTGGACGGTTTTGAGCCGGTGCTGCGCTGGTCGCCGATCTTCGGGGAGGAGCAGATCGACTTTGCCGCGGTTCTCGGAAACGATTGGCCGGCGAAGATCATTCTCGGCAACGAGACGCTGCTGGTGGCCGATGCCGCCGGACAGCGCGAGGAGCAGGGCCGGGGTTTCGAGACGCTGGCGGCCCTGTCGCTCGGCCACAGCATCGGGCTCGGCATCGTCAGGCGCACCGCCAATGGCGACCGCGAGGTCGCGGCACCTAATTTCGGCCATATGCTGCATGAGCCGAATGGTGGCCTCTGTCGCTGCGGCTCGCGCGGCTGCATCGAGGCCTATGCCGGTTTCTACGCAATCCTGCGCAATGCCTTTGCCGTGCCGCTCGACA from Rhizobium tumorigenes harbors:
- a CDS encoding ATP-binding cassette domain-containing protein, producing the protein MTDHNTPLVELKNISISFGGIHAVDNASIDLYPGEVVALLGHNGAGKSTLIKILSGAYKRDSGDIFINGEPVDIRTPRDAKKFGIETIYQTLAVADNVDAAANLYLGRELQTRWGTLDDVAMEASAREVMGRLNPNFKRFKEPVKALSGGQRQSVAIARAILFNARILIMDEPTAALGPQETAQVGELIKQLKKEGIGIFLISHDIHDVFDLADRVSVMKNGQVVGHARTEDVTKDEVLGMIILGKVPPKATPGPGAMRTA
- a CDS encoding sugar ABC transporter permease; this translates as MADMTQSTTSGGARATETNALTRFLRATEIDTRMLGMVGALLIIWVGFDLYTGHLFLTPRNLWNLSVQTCEIAVLATGMVLVIVTRNIDLSVGSLLGFVAMIMGVVQAKWLPTYLGFDSHWTWVIALICGLAAGALIGLLQGIIIAFLGVPSFIVTLGGFLAWRGLAWYVTSGQTVAPLDATFRIMGGGAEGSIGATWSWVIGIVACLMIVVGIAGSRRQRKRFNFPRRPVWAEYFLAMLGSAMVLGTIYVFTIYYWPVGIAKKYANDHGIAWPEGGLEIPYGIAVPVLIAVAAGIIMTFIATRLRFGRYVFAIGGNPEAAELAGIKTRWVTVKIFTLMGFLAAVAAAISTARLNAAANSQGTTYELYTIAAAVIGGTSLAGGTGTVAGAMLGALVMQSLQSGMGLANVDTPIQNVVVGVVLVIAVWLDTVYRSRAK
- the xylF gene encoding D-xylose ABC transporter substrate-binding protein yields the protein MKTFVRLAAGAALVLTMQTTAFAKDLVVGVSWSNFQEERWKTDEAAIKKALTAAGAKYISADAQSSASKQLTDVESLISQGATALIVLAQDSDAIGPAIEKAADEGIPVVGYDRLIENPAAFYITFDNKEVGRMQARDVLKVKPEGNYVFIKGSSSDPNADFLFAGQKEVLKAAMDAGKIKNVGEAYTDGWLPQNAQRNMEQILTANNNKVDAVVASNDGTAGGAVAALDAQGLAGSVPVSGQDADKAALNRIALGTQTVSVWKDSRELGKRAAEIALDLAGGKKMTEIKGVQSFNGGPKHVEMQSVFLTPVAITKDNLNVVIDAGWISKAEACQGVKAGAVAACK
- a CDS encoding ROK family protein translates to MQGKSSAEWVRRRNSVMVLKALRRHGPLAHTELSDHTTLSSGTISAITADLERAQIIVKTEQQLAGSRGRPRVAFAQRRDCGYLVVLIISSDAVQYSLVDYAGTLLDRFSEGRSQDGTGIARFVESIRAGLSRIVARSKIAPQDVLVISISSKGLVDGFEPVLRWSPIFGEEQIDFAAVLGNDWPAKIILGNETLLVADAAGQREEQGRGFETLAALSLGHSIGLGIVRRTANGDREVAAPNFGHMLHEPNGGLCRCGSRGCIEAYAGFYAILRNAFAVPLDTIPAKFVPVTELDKIAASARQGNRRNRFAFHQAGLVLGNGLSRVLSLYGQMPIVLTGPGTRYIDLLQEGMEEGLRQSQIVRMGGLPEMRIMADEQALVFEGHLRRALDAIDGDIVALRAIADVEIKDRAGEAPQYVDAG